One uncultured Hyphomonas sp. genomic region harbors:
- a CDS encoding DsbA family protein produces MRTVDVFWSFRSPYSYLATKRLRALPTKWEVRVRPRPVYPIAIRTPHFFQEVRPQWVPYLMRDFVRNAQYLGLPIGPLNPDPVVMNMITREISPDQPYIGRLTRLGILACEKGDEEGWAFMDEVSTLIWSGGAWTEGTALKEAAARAGFDLEEMDARQEAEKDRLEAVIAENQAEQDPHHWGVPLMVFEGEGFFGQDRIDVLEWRLGEAGVARKD; encoded by the coding sequence ATGAGAACTGTCGATGTCTTCTGGTCGTTCCGCTCGCCATATTCCTATCTGGCAACGAAGCGCCTCCGCGCCCTTCCCACAAAATGGGAAGTGCGCGTTCGCCCGCGTCCGGTCTATCCGATTGCGATTCGCACCCCGCATTTCTTTCAGGAAGTCCGCCCGCAATGGGTGCCTTACCTGATGCGTGATTTCGTGAGGAATGCGCAGTATCTGGGCCTGCCCATCGGACCGCTGAACCCCGATCCGGTGGTCATGAACATGATCACCCGCGAGATTTCACCCGACCAGCCCTATATCGGCCGGCTCACCCGGCTCGGCATATTGGCCTGCGAAAAAGGTGATGAGGAAGGCTGGGCCTTCATGGACGAGGTCTCCACCCTGATCTGGTCCGGCGGTGCCTGGACCGAAGGCACCGCCCTGAAAGAGGCCGCCGCCCGCGCCGGGTTCGATCTCGAAGAGATGGACGCCCGCCAGGAAGCGGAGAAAGACCGGCTGGAAGCCGTGATCGCCGAAAACCAGGCCGAACAGGACCCGCACCATTGGGGCGTCCCCCTCATGGTGTTCGAGGGCGAGGGCTTCTTCGGACAGGACCGGATCGACGTTCTGGAATGGCGGCTGGGCGAAGCGGGCGTCGCCCGCAAGGACTGA
- a CDS encoding YdiU family protein, giving the protein MTDTPPILALADFIADPVEPADFPQHQVRFWNDRWAGEVGLADLDTDGQIAHFGRFDPLPGNLPQPLALRYHGHQFGVYNPQLGDGRGFLFAQLRDREGRLLDLGTKGSGQTPWSRQGDGRLTLKGGVREVLASSYLEALGVNTSKSFALIETGEQLARNDEPSPTRSAVLTRLSHSHIRFGSFQRLAYLEQGADLARLVDYCVDQFHPQAADPDLARRACNLLESIAVATGRMIGQWMAAGFVHGVMNTDNFNITGETFDFGPWRFLPVSDPNFTAAYFDEQGLYRFGRQPVQGGWALQQLASALLATGADADDLAKALAPYQLAYRDSFVAHTHALLGIAPTGEAEDDVGFLQAFYAWMTESEAAWPQVFHDWFGGSASEARAGASPQAALYDAEAFAPVKTQILARDPVQPGRLAHDIFQRPEPPSLLIDEVEALWAPIAEADDWSAVNERLADIEALRIARWG; this is encoded by the coding sequence ATGACCGACACGCCCCCGATTCTCGCCCTCGCCGATTTCATTGCCGACCCTGTCGAGCCGGCGGACTTTCCGCAGCATCAGGTCCGTTTCTGGAATGACCGATGGGCCGGGGAGGTGGGCCTGGCCGACCTGGATACGGACGGACAGATCGCACATTTCGGGCGGTTCGATCCCTTGCCGGGTAACCTGCCGCAGCCGCTGGCACTCCGGTATCATGGCCACCAGTTCGGCGTGTACAATCCGCAGCTGGGGGACGGGCGCGGTTTCCTGTTTGCGCAGCTCCGCGATCGCGAAGGCCGGCTTCTGGACCTTGGCACCAAGGGATCTGGCCAGACGCCGTGGAGCCGGCAGGGTGATGGGCGTCTCACTCTGAAGGGCGGGGTGCGGGAAGTGCTCGCTTCATCCTATCTGGAGGCGCTGGGCGTCAACACGTCGAAATCCTTCGCACTGATCGAGACGGGCGAGCAGCTCGCCCGCAATGACGAACCTTCGCCGACACGGTCAGCTGTCCTGACACGCCTGTCGCACAGCCATATCCGCTTTGGCAGTTTCCAGCGGCTTGCCTATCTGGAGCAGGGGGCCGATTTGGCCCGGCTGGTTGATTATTGTGTGGACCAGTTTCATCCGCAGGCCGCCGATCCGGACCTCGCCCGCCGTGCGTGTAACCTGCTCGAAAGCATCGCCGTCGCGACGGGCAGGATGATCGGCCAGTGGATGGCGGCCGGATTCGTGCACGGGGTGATGAATACGGACAATTTCAACATCACCGGCGAGACGTTCGATTTCGGGCCATGGCGGTTCCTGCCGGTCTCGGATCCGAATTTCACGGCGGCCTATTTCGACGAGCAGGGACTCTACCGGTTCGGACGCCAGCCAGTGCAAGGCGGCTGGGCGCTGCAACAGCTCGCCTCGGCGCTACTGGCAACAGGCGCGGATGCCGATGATCTCGCCAAGGCGCTGGCGCCGTACCAGCTGGCCTATCGGGACAGTTTCGTGGCGCACACGCATGCCCTGTTGGGCATCGCGCCGACAGGGGAGGCGGAGGACGATGTTGGTTTCCTCCAGGCCTTCTATGCCTGGATGACGGAAAGCGAAGCGGCCTGGCCCCAAGTGTTCCATGATTGGTTCGGCGGGTCCGCCAGCGAAGCCCGCGCCGGGGCCTCTCCGCAGGCGGCGCTTTATGATGCGGAGGCCTTCGCACCGGTGAAGACGCAGATCCTTGCGCGCGATCCTGTGCAGCCTGGCAGGCTGGCGCATGACATCTTCCAGCGTCCGGAACCGCCATCCTTGCTGATCGACGAGGTCGAGGCACTCTGGGCGCCGATTGCGGAAGCGGATGACTGGTCGGCCGTGAATGAAAGGCTGGCGGATATTGAGGCCCTGCGTATCGCACGCTGGGGCTGA
- a CDS encoding alpha/beta hydrolase, producing the protein MPDLKGLDWQTTADRLRRQFYAASHAIEKDAPEMADISHITLPSGPVGVKARVYTPLGAGIAPGPGIIFFHGGGFVIGDLDSYDMLCKRLAEGARCRVVSIDYRLAPEHKFPAAHDDALNVWRWVQENAGSLGLDPERLAVSGDSAGGNLSAYLSQEMNRTGGPAPAFQLLLYPLVQFADIRTKKMPFNESGFFISANLFEFFRDAYLTTPEDRMDIRVSPLFAQEDCFRGLPPAHFVLCGWDPLHDEGLAYADKMASFGVPVTVREYPGMVHGFMNLTALSDTIRLAIRDAGQVTGRALGAL; encoded by the coding sequence ATGCCAGACCTCAAGGGGCTGGACTGGCAGACAACGGCGGACCGTCTGCGCCGCCAGTTCTATGCGGCCAGCCATGCCATCGAGAAGGATGCGCCGGAGATGGCAGATATTTCCCATATCACCCTGCCTTCGGGGCCGGTCGGGGTGAAGGCGCGCGTCTACACGCCGCTGGGGGCAGGTATCGCGCCGGGGCCGGGTATTATCTTCTTCCATGGCGGCGGCTTCGTCATTGGCGACCTTGATAGCTATGACATGCTTTGCAAGCGGCTGGCAGAAGGGGCCCGGTGCCGGGTCGTCTCGATCGACTACCGGCTGGCGCCGGAACACAAATTCCCGGCCGCACACGATGATGCGCTGAATGTCTGGCGCTGGGTTCAGGAGAATGCCGGTTCGCTGGGGCTCGACCCCGAGCGGCTGGCCGTGTCGGGCGACAGTGCGGGCGGCAATCTCTCTGCCTATCTGTCGCAGGAAATGAACCGTACCGGCGGGCCGGCCCCGGCCTTCCAGCTGCTGCTCTATCCGCTGGTCCAGTTTGCCGACATCCGCACAAAGAAGATGCCGTTCAACGAGAGCGGCTTTTTCATCTCCGCCAATCTGTTTGAATTCTTCCGCGACGCCTATCTCACCACGCCGGAAGACCGGATGGACATCCGTGTCTCGCCGCTGTTTGCGCAGGAGGATTGCTTCCGCGGCCTGCCGCCGGCGCATTTCGTTCTGTGCGGCTGGGACCCGTTGCACGATGAGGGGCTCGCCTATGCCGACAAGATGGCGAGTTTCGGCGTGCCGGTGACCGTGCGGGAATATCCCGGCATGGTGCACGGCTTCATGAATCTGACGGCGCTCTCCGACACGATCCGGCTTGCGATCCGAGATGCGGGGCAGGTGACCGGGCGGGCGCTGGGCGCGCTTTGA
- a CDS encoding TonB-dependent receptor: MALKHSLLATASAVFFLTSAAHAQETTTERESAIDKVLGTVTVTATKKANVENVQDVPVAVTAFNSDTLDALNVRDLGSLSYSTPNVSLNDAGTSRGVANFSIRGLGINSTIPSIDPTVGTFVDGVYLGTNGGVVLDLFDLDSVEILRGPQGILFGRNTTGGAVLINTGNPTDEFHWKARASVETPIDDDRGGPNSTVQATVSGPLVEDKLNGKLGVYYNFDDGYFKNLYNDDNQGEAQTTIVRGALEWMATEDITFLGKVEHFKTRGDGPAGQNRGLFDRDSFDFSINNPGFQDNEVTFATLRTDIDVAFGNGRITNIIGYRDSEGTTSGDIDATPLTLFHSGSETTAEQFSEELRYAGTFGKADVTVGGFYFNQDVRYTEIRNLPSTRPATFPASLPWMFYGGGAQDHNVYGLFGQVDYAVTDRLTAIFGLRYGYEEKDADITYIQPRPECSVVDGTCPTTGVNPYTGAPNGFSNKDDWSNWSPKIGFQYELDDTSQMYAHYTNGVRSGGYNFRITDPALFLSVFPDPNRKAATKEESVDSYEVGFKHQSDDGRVQFNAAVFYNKMSDIQRELNLPSPSAGVSQVILNTADAEILGLEAEGRYALTDNFLVTANVGIIDADYTSVDYDISSDGLVNGRDLRLDLPRVPEATYGIGAIYDLDLRDKGSLVARANFQHRDKSAYTDNNWGWTNAVDMLDANLTWNTPYEGLSVALFGKNLLDEVSAGNDTQLPFGGNVSVFVPGSTNRATGTNTPYAYNPAAGTFSPLIPGRRIGFEITMKR; encoded by the coding sequence ATGGCGCTCAAGCACAGCTTGCTTGCGACCGCTTCTGCGGTCTTTTTTCTGACGTCTGCAGCCCACGCTCAGGAAACCACAACCGAACGCGAATCCGCGATCGACAAGGTGCTCGGCACCGTCACAGTTACGGCAACCAAGAAGGCCAATGTCGAGAATGTCCAGGACGTTCCGGTCGCCGTCACAGCCTTCAACTCCGATACGCTCGACGCCCTGAACGTGCGCGACCTCGGCTCGCTCAGCTACTCGACCCCGAACGTCTCGCTGAACGATGCCGGCACCTCGCGCGGCGTGGCGAACTTCTCGATCCGCGGTCTCGGCATCAACTCGACCATCCCGTCGATCGACCCGACGGTCGGCACCTTCGTGGACGGCGTCTATCTCGGCACCAATGGCGGCGTCGTGCTGGACCTGTTCGACCTCGACAGCGTCGAGATCCTGCGCGGCCCGCAGGGCATCCTGTTCGGCCGTAACACGACCGGCGGCGCCGTGCTGATCAATACCGGCAACCCGACCGACGAATTCCACTGGAAAGCTCGCGCTTCGGTCGAAACCCCGATCGACGACGATCGCGGCGGCCCGAACTCCACCGTCCAGGCGACGGTCTCCGGCCCGCTGGTCGAAGACAAGCTGAACGGCAAGCTCGGCGTCTACTACAATTTCGACGACGGCTACTTCAAGAACCTCTACAATGACGACAATCAGGGTGAAGCGCAGACGACCATCGTCCGCGGCGCCCTCGAATGGATGGCGACCGAGGACATTACCTTCCTCGGCAAGGTCGAGCACTTCAAAACGCGCGGCGATGGCCCTGCCGGCCAGAACCGCGGCCTGTTTGATCGCGACTCGTTCGACTTCTCGATCAACAATCCCGGCTTCCAGGACAACGAAGTGACCTTCGCAACCCTGCGGACGGATATCGACGTCGCCTTCGGCAACGGCCGTATCACCAACATCATCGGCTACCGCGACTCCGAAGGGACCACCTCCGGTGACATCGATGCGACGCCGCTGACCCTGTTCCACTCCGGTTCGGAAACGACGGCGGAGCAATTCTCGGAAGAGCTCCGCTACGCCGGCACCTTCGGCAAGGCCGATGTCACGGTTGGCGGTTTCTACTTCAACCAGGACGTTCGCTACACCGAGATCCGGAATCTTCCGTCGACCCGGCCGGCGACCTTCCCGGCGTCTCTGCCGTGGATGTTCTATGGCGGCGGTGCTCAGGACCACAATGTCTACGGCTTGTTCGGTCAGGTGGACTACGCGGTCACCGATCGCCTGACGGCCATCTTCGGCCTGCGTTATGGCTATGAAGAGAAAGATGCGGACATCACTTACATCCAGCCGCGTCCGGAATGTTCCGTCGTGGACGGAACCTGCCCGACGACCGGTGTGAACCCGTACACGGGCGCACCGAACGGTTTCTCAAACAAGGATGACTGGAGCAATTGGTCGCCGAAGATCGGTTTCCAGTATGAGCTGGACGACACTTCCCAGATGTATGCCCACTACACCAACGGCGTGCGTTCTGGCGGCTACAACTTCCGGATCACCGACCCGGCCCTGTTCCTTTCGGTCTTCCCGGACCCGAACCGGAAAGCTGCGACCAAGGAAGAATCGGTCGACAGCTATGAAGTCGGCTTCAAGCACCAGTCCGATGACGGCCGCGTCCAGTTCAACGCTGCCGTGTTCTACAACAAGATGTCGGACATCCAGCGTGAGCTGAACCTGCCGTCGCCGTCTGCCGGTGTGTCTCAGGTCATCCTGAACACCGCAGATGCCGAGATCCTGGGTCTGGAAGCGGAAGGCCGCTACGCGCTGACCGACAACTTCCTCGTGACCGCGAACGTCGGCATCATCGACGCAGACTATACGAGCGTCGATTATGACATCTCCAGCGATGGCCTGGTCAATGGCCGGGACCTGCGTCTCGACCTGCCGCGCGTGCCGGAAGCCACCTATGGCATCGGCGCGATCTATGACCTCGACCTGCGTGACAAGGGTTCCCTGGTCGCACGTGCGAACTTCCAGCACCGCGACAAGAGTGCCTACACGGACAACAACTGGGGCTGGACGAACGCAGTCGACATGCTGGACGCAAACCTGACCTGGAATACGCCGTATGAAGGTCTCTCGGTTGCGCTCTTCGGCAAGAACCTGCTCGACGAAGTGTCTGCCGGTAACGATACGCAGCTGCCGTTCGGCGGCAACGTCTCGGTATTCGTTCCGGGCAGCACGAACCGTGCAACAGGTACGAACACGCCATATGCCTACAACCCGGCAGCCGGCACGTTCTCGCCACTGATCCCGGGCCGCCGCATCGGCTTCGAAATCACCATGAAGCGCTAG
- a CDS encoding fatty acid desaturase: protein MEPTFTRQDLKDAIPDRCFRPDTARSFAYLFFDIALIALCYWALSRTTAWYFEVPLIFLLGTLFWSIFVIGHEAGHGAFSRSRLVNTLVGLATHGPILVPYRGWQRSHAMHHMKTGHLQEEEVFRACRAEQDWFSRKVLFRSGIFVLIGWPMYKLGFRNLTTYDPVHGSHYLPVSDLYASHVKWSWYASLGVNLAFFALYVFLGVQFGWLFALKYIIAPYFIYAAWLTFVTYMQHVAPEVPVYDSGDWSGLKGALATVDRNYGPFNWLTQNIGNLHVIHHIFPTIPHYRLQEATDAVRPILGDWYMKSDRFVLADFVRTLIGCHFVEHEDGKEVWKSAYPFAKNYSGPDESGREEVPAE from the coding sequence TTGGAACCGACATTTACCCGGCAGGATCTGAAAGACGCGATCCCGGATCGCTGCTTCCGGCCAGATACGGCGCGGTCCTTCGCTTATCTGTTCTTCGACATCGCCCTGATCGCCCTTTGCTACTGGGCGCTGTCGCGTACGACCGCCTGGTATTTCGAAGTGCCGCTGATCTTCCTGCTGGGCACCTTGTTCTGGTCGATCTTCGTGATCGGGCATGAGGCGGGGCATGGCGCCTTTTCCCGCTCGCGGCTGGTGAACACGCTTGTCGGCCTGGCAACGCACGGGCCGATCCTCGTCCCCTATCGCGGCTGGCAGCGCAGCCACGCCATGCACCACATGAAGACCGGCCATCTGCAGGAAGAGGAAGTCTTCCGCGCCTGCCGCGCCGAACAGGACTGGTTCAGCCGCAAGGTCCTGTTCCGGTCAGGCATTTTCGTGCTTATCGGCTGGCCGATGTACAAGCTCGGTTTCCGGAACCTCACGACCTATGACCCGGTCCATGGCAGCCACTACCTGCCGGTCAGCGACCTCTACGCCTCCCATGTGAAATGGTCCTGGTATGCCAGCCTCGGCGTGAACCTCGCCTTCTTCGCGCTCTATGTCTTTCTGGGGGTACAGTTCGGCTGGCTCTTCGCGCTGAAATACATCATTGCGCCCTACTTCATCTATGCCGCCTGGCTGACCTTCGTAACCTATATGCAGCATGTCGCGCCGGAAGTGCCGGTCTATGATTCCGGTGACTGGTCCGGCCTGAAAGGCGCGCTGGCCACCGTTGACCGGAACTATGGCCCCTTCAATTGGTTGACCCAGAATATCGGCAACCTGCACGTTATCCATCACATCTTCCCGACCATCCCGCATTACCGCCTGCAGGAAGCGACCGATGCCGTCCGCCCGATCCTTGGCGACTGGTACATGAAGTCAGACCGGTTCGTGCTGGCGGACTTTGTCCGTACCCTGATCGGATGCCATTTCGTGGAGCATGAGGACGGCAAGGAAGTGTGGAAGTCAGCTTACCCGTTCGCGAAGAACTATTCCGGACCAGATGAGTCCGGCCGCGAGGAAGTGCCTGCGGAATAA
- a CDS encoding AMP-binding protein, whose translation MADATELPPFRPLPQKAPDVEMRTAPGGIHYIAARHAPGPRPRTIPHCLDERAAEHPDRPFLKERDPETDEWVTVTYGEAARITDSLAQAFLDMGAGPDAPVMILSGNSIRSAMVILAAQKIGAPAAPISVPYSTMSTDFEKLKHCYNTVNPKVVFAETLEPFKKAIEALGCDGCTVFSADTGGDNTVLSYDALAATEPTAAVREARDRLTDESIGKYLFTSGSTGMPKPVPTTQGAMCFMIAGQEGLRDTGRDPDHDPDAVENLLDWLPWNHISGSNVNFNGALWNGATFWIDGGKPTPALFHETIRNVRDCSPSVFGTAPIALAMLAEAMEADDDLLMAFFKNMRSIGYGGATLSDDLYDRLQALAIKATGRRIPIVTMYGATETQGITVVHWEAERVGLIGLPLPGSTLKLVPNGDKLEVRVKGPSVMPGYHNNPEKNAEVFDEEGFYCLGDAVKFVDEADPNKGLIFDGRVGEDFKLSSGTWVSVGTLRPDYVAACSPLIFDAVICGQDKDMIGALVWPSPAGMEQLVRENGGDMMTAFRVLTEKLAEKTAAFNAGEPGSSRRIRRVMVMTEPPSIDAGEITDKGYVNQRLVQARRADLVAALFSDPPGQGVLSL comes from the coding sequence ATGGCCGATGCGACAGAACTGCCGCCATTCCGCCCGCTTCCGCAGAAGGCGCCGGATGTCGAGATGCGCACTGCGCCGGGCGGGATCCACTATATCGCCGCCCGCCATGCGCCGGGGCCGCGCCCGCGCACGATTCCGCATTGCCTGGACGAGCGCGCCGCCGAACATCCAGACCGGCCGTTCCTGAAAGAGCGCGATCCGGAAACGGATGAGTGGGTGACGGTCACCTATGGGGAAGCTGCCCGGATTACCGACAGCCTGGCGCAGGCCTTCCTCGACATGGGGGCAGGGCCGGACGCGCCGGTGATGATCCTGTCGGGCAATTCCATCCGGTCGGCCATGGTGATCCTTGCCGCGCAAAAGATCGGCGCCCCGGCTGCGCCGATTTCGGTGCCGTACTCGACCATGTCGACAGACTTCGAAAAGCTGAAGCATTGCTACAATACGGTGAACCCGAAAGTGGTCTTCGCCGAGACACTGGAGCCGTTCAAAAAGGCGATTGAGGCGCTAGGCTGCGATGGCTGTACGGTATTTTCCGCAGATACCGGCGGTGACAATACGGTGCTTTCCTATGACGCACTGGCCGCGACGGAGCCGACCGCTGCGGTGCGTGAAGCGCGTGACCGGCTGACGGATGAAAGCATCGGAAAATATCTCTTCACCTCCGGCTCGACCGGCATGCCGAAGCCTGTGCCGACGACGCAGGGCGCGATGTGTTTCATGATTGCCGGGCAGGAGGGGCTGCGCGACACCGGCCGGGATCCGGACCATGATCCGGATGCGGTCGAAAACCTGCTCGACTGGCTGCCCTGGAACCATATCTCCGGCTCAAATGTGAACTTCAACGGCGCGTTGTGGAACGGCGCGACTTTCTGGATCGATGGTGGCAAGCCAACGCCGGCGCTGTTCCACGAAACGATCCGTAATGTCCGCGACTGTTCGCCCTCGGTCTTCGGCACGGCCCCTATCGCCCTCGCCATGCTGGCCGAGGCGATGGAGGCCGATGACGATTTGCTGATGGCCTTCTTCAAGAACATGCGGTCCATCGGCTATGGCGGCGCGACGCTGTCGGACGATCTCTATGACCGGCTGCAGGCGCTCGCCATCAAGGCGACCGGCAGGCGTATCCCGATCGTCACCATGTATGGCGCGACCGAGACGCAGGGCATTACCGTCGTGCATTGGGAAGCTGAGCGGGTTGGCCTGATCGGATTGCCGCTGCCGGGCTCGACGCTGAAGCTGGTGCCGAATGGCGACAAACTGGAGGTGCGCGTCAAAGGGCCGTCGGTGATGCCGGGCTATCACAACAATCCTGAGAAGAATGCCGAAGTGTTCGACGAGGAAGGCTTCTATTGCCTGGGCGACGCGGTGAAGTTCGTCGACGAGGCGGACCCCAATAAGGGCCTGATCTTCGACGGCCGGGTCGGGGAGGACTTCAAGCTCTCCTCCGGTACATGGGTCAGCGTCGGCACCTTGCGCCCGGACTATGTGGCGGCCTGTTCGCCGCTGATCTTCGATGCCGTGATCTGCGGGCAGGACAAGGATATGATCGGTGCGCTGGTCTGGCCATCGCCCGCTGGCATGGAGCAGCTGGTCAGGGAAAATGGCGGGGACATGATGACCGCTTTCCGTGTGCTGACCGAGAAGCTTGCGGAGAAGACTGCAGCTTTCAATGCGGGCGAGCCGGGCTCGTCCCGCCGGATTCGCCGGGTCATGGTGATGACGGAGCCGCCGAGCATCGATGCCGGCGAAATCACCGACAAGGGCTATGTGAACCAGCGCCTGGTCCAGGCCCGGCGCGCCGACCTCGTGGCGGCACTGTTTTCTGACCCGCCGGGCCAGGGCGTCCTCTCGCTCTGA
- a CDS encoding TonB-dependent receptor, whose product MRQSIRLLAGTSVASLLLALPAIAQEDGSELRQSKVTVTGSYIAGTPEDAALPVDVLTAADLKLEGSPSIDELIRNLGVSSGTDSQTNQFASNGLEGTSNVNLRGLGPGRTLVLLNGRRQVLHPYAIGEQAQLFVDTNMIPTAAIGRIEVLKDGAAALYGSDAIAGVVNFITRDDLDGLEVSGNYQTYDGTDGEYQLSAAYGLQGNDWNWVTSVGYSFKNEVPLLEKDWAILPYADNPVGGWSSLSNPGYYIPLNGGATVLDSGCTDVGGIVVGTCRFQFTQFDNLVEEEERYNIYSEYNREMGGANLHLEALWGKTDVPSWKTSPSYPPQSLLNQVVPATHPGLLQYVADNPGAADLAAAGGLYLGRSFGWGGFPGTGSSQEGFRKYDTLRLAGSLDGQWSNGVNWDIGLTYHSTEGERITNDTYINGLTIALQGFGVCGDANTGDIPAGAVAGQGGCEYYNPFSNAIPANAVTGAANPGYVPGLENSVALAEWMTDGVGSVVTSDLIVLDGVISGESGIQAAGGGIGWAAGFQVRREGYEVDPNEVTDLAINPGPAGNGPFSFLAGTNALDEDQTIYALFGELQIPLYDDLDVQVAVRYEDYGGNTGSTFDPKVAAKWQVNDNFALRGSAQTSFKGPTLNQNNNAVATTLQYVAPALAFKAVDQFGNPDLSPESAFSFNLGGIYESGGFFASVDYYNFDFSDPIIVEDQASIVNAAVAALTAGDTESPILSRITFNDPSAPTAGSISRVRTNVTNGPGIETSGVDIRLENNFGNVFGGGAEFTAGLDASYIIEYVVDDFEIEGVLIAGGDRVGQFNRGNFSRSLPQWKANLYGNLAMGDHNVRLIMRHVDSYDDERAPAARGGVGAKIDSQTTFDLFYNWDAPYGFDLGLGVVNVTDEDPPFAAFDLSYDPYTHNPFGRTFKISLTKKFGPGE is encoded by the coding sequence ATGAGACAATCAATCAGGCTACTGGCGGGTACGTCAGTGGCATCCCTGCTTCTGGCACTGCCAGCTATCGCCCAGGAAGACGGTTCGGAACTTCGCCAGTCCAAAGTGACCGTGACCGGTTCCTATATCGCCGGGACGCCTGAAGACGCGGCCCTGCCCGTCGACGTTCTGACCGCCGCGGACCTCAAACTCGAAGGCAGCCCCAGCATTGACGAACTGATCCGGAACCTCGGCGTTTCGTCGGGGACCGACAGCCAGACCAACCAGTTTGCCTCGAACGGCCTGGAAGGCACATCCAACGTGAACCTCCGCGGTCTCGGCCCGGGCCGGACACTCGTGCTGCTCAATGGCCGCCGCCAGGTGCTTCACCCCTATGCGATCGGTGAACAGGCGCAGCTCTTCGTCGACACGAACATGATTCCGACTGCCGCCATCGGCCGGATCGAAGTGCTGAAAGACGGCGCGGCAGCGCTCTACGGCTCGGACGCCATTGCCGGTGTTGTGAACTTCATCACCCGCGACGATCTCGACGGCCTGGAAGTCAGCGGCAATTACCAGACCTATGACGGCACGGATGGCGAGTACCAGCTCAGTGCCGCCTATGGCCTGCAAGGCAATGACTGGAACTGGGTTACGTCGGTTGGCTATTCGTTCAAGAACGAAGTCCCGCTGCTCGAAAAGGACTGGGCCATTCTGCCCTACGCGGACAACCCGGTCGGGGGCTGGTCCTCGCTCTCAAACCCCGGATATTACATTCCGCTGAATGGTGGCGCGACGGTTTTGGATAGCGGCTGTACCGACGTCGGCGGTATTGTCGTAGGCACCTGCCGGTTCCAGTTCACTCAGTTCGACAACCTCGTCGAAGAGGAAGAACGCTACAACATCTACTCCGAATACAATCGCGAGATGGGCGGAGCGAACCTCCACCTCGAAGCCCTGTGGGGCAAGACGGATGTACCGAGCTGGAAGACCTCTCCATCCTATCCGCCGCAATCCCTGCTGAATCAGGTCGTCCCCGCGACCCATCCGGGCTTGCTGCAATATGTGGCAGACAATCCGGGTGCAGCTGATCTCGCTGCAGCCGGGGGCCTGTACCTTGGCCGGTCATTTGGCTGGGGCGGCTTCCCCGGGACGGGAAGCTCTCAGGAAGGCTTCCGGAAGTACGACACGCTGCGGCTTGCTGGCTCGCTCGACGGTCAGTGGTCGAACGGTGTTAATTGGGACATCGGCCTGACCTATCACAGCACCGAAGGTGAGCGGATCACAAATGACACCTATATCAATGGCCTGACCATTGCCCTTCAGGGCTTCGGTGTTTGTGGTGATGCGAATACCGGCGACATTCCAGCTGGCGCGGTAGCTGGCCAGGGCGGTTGTGAATATTACAACCCCTTCTCCAATGCCATTCCGGCCAATGCAGTCACGGGCGCAGCCAATCCTGGCTACGTCCCGGGCCTTGAGAACAGCGTTGCGCTGGCGGAATGGATGACTGACGGCGTCGGGTCTGTTGTGACGTCCGACCTCATCGTTCTGGATGGCGTCATTTCCGGCGAGAGCGGCATTCAGGCTGCTGGCGGCGGAATTGGCTGGGCGGCCGGTTTCCAGGTTCGCCGTGAAGGCTACGAAGTCGATCCGAATGAAGTGACCGACCTTGCCATCAATCCGGGTCCGGCCGGCAACGGTCCGTTCTCCTTCCTTGCGGGCACCAATGCCCTCGACGAAGATCAGACGATCTACGCTCTGTTCGGCGAACTCCAGATCCCGCTCTACGACGACCTCGATGTTCAGGTTGCCGTGCGCTACGAGGACTACGGTGGCAATACAGGGTCGACATTTGACCCGAAAGTTGCAGCCAAGTGGCAGGTGAATGACAACTTCGCCCTGCGCGGTTCTGCTCAGACGTCCTTCAAGGGCCCGACGCTGAACCAGAACAACAATGCTGTCGCGACAACGCTGCAGTATGTTGCTCCGGCACTCGCGTTCAAAGCCGTGGACCAGTTTGGCAATCCGGATCTGTCACCGGAATCGGCCTTCAGCTTCAACCTGGGTGGTATCTATGAATCCGGCGGCTTCTTTGCCTCGGTGGATTATTATAACTTCGACTTCTCTGATCCGATCATCGTCGAAGACCAGGCAAGCATTGTGAATGCTGCAGTTGCTGCACTCACAGCCGGAGACACCGAATCCCCGATCCTTTCGCGGATTACCTTCAACGACCCGTCGGCTCCGACTGCTGGCTCGATATCCCGTGTTCGCACAAACGTGACCAACGGGCCGGGTATTGAAACCTCGGGCGTTGACATCCGCCTGGAAAACAATTTCGGCAACGTCTTTGGTGGCGGCGCTGAATTTACCGCCGGGCTGGATGCGTCCTACATCATCGAATACGTCGTTGACGATTTCGAGATCGAAGGCGTCCTGATCGCCGGGGGTGACCGGGTTGGCCAGTTCAACCGCGGAAACTTCTCGCGTTCCCTGCCTCAGTGGAAGGCCAACCTGTACGGTAACCTCGCCATGGGTGACCACAATGTTCGCCTCATCATGCGTCACGTGGACAGCTATGATGACGAACGTGCCCCGGCCGCCCGAGGCGGTGTCGGTGCCAAGATCGACAGCCAGACGACGTTCGACCTGTTCTACAACTGGGACGCACCGTACGGCTTTGACCTCGGTCTCGGCGTGGTCAACGTGACGGACGAAGATCCGCCGTTCGCGGCCTTCGACCTCAGCTACGACCCGTACACACACAATCCGTTCGGGCGGACGTTCAAGATCAGCCTGACGAAAAAGTTTGGCCCTGGAGAGTAA